A single region of the Marmota flaviventris isolate mMarFla1 chromosome 10, mMarFla1.hap1, whole genome shotgun sequence genome encodes:
- the LOC114094520 gene encoding olfactory receptor 2A12-like gives MQRLGKENHSSVSEFLLLGFSSESQVRTALFIFFLLLYLITLLGNGLIVTLIYLDSRLHTPMYFFLSILSLVDMSYVTTTVPQMLVNMVRPRRTISWGACVAQMFIFLVLGIAECVLYAIMAYDRYVAICFPLHYSLLMSRLVCIKMVTVCWSISVTGALIYTVFTMRLPYCGPYKINHFFCEVPAVLKLACADASLNDRLDFILGFILLLVPLSLILASYVRIFASILRIRSTQGRLKCFSTCASHITVVTMFYGPAMIMYMRPGSWYDPERDKKLALFYNVVSAFLNPIIYSLRNKDVKGAFLKVLGDRRTAH, from the coding sequence ATGCAGCGCCTTGGCAAGGAAAACCACAGCTCAGTGTCCGAGTTCCTCCTCCTGGGCTTCTCCAGTGAGTCACAGGTCAGAACGGCCCTGTTCATCTTCTTCCTGCTCCTCTACCTCATCACCCTCCTGGGCAATGGACTCATTGTTACCCTGATCTACCTAGACTCACGCCTCCACACACCTATGTACTTCTTTCTCAGTATCCTCTCTCTGGTGGACATGAGCTATGTCACCACCACTGTGCCCCAGATGTTAGTTAATATGGTACGTCCAAGGAGGACCATATCCTGGGGTGCTTGTGTGGCCCAGATGTTCATCTTCTTGGTCCTGGGCATTGCTGAGTGTGTCCTCTATGCCATTATGGCCTATGACAGGTATGTCGCCATTTGCTTCCCCCTTCACTATTCCCTCCTCATGAGCCGTCTCGTCTGTATCAAGATGGTGACAGTCTGTTGGTCCATTAGTGTCACTGGGGCTCTCATCTACACTGTCTTCACCATGCGCCTGCCCTACTGTGGCCCCTACAAGATcaaccacttcttctgtgaggtCCCTGCTGTCCTGAAGTTGGCCTGTGCAGACGCATCCCTCAATGACCGGTTGGACTTCATCTTGGGTTTCATCCTACTTTTGGTACCTCTCTCCCTCATCCTGGCATCCTACGTCCGTATCTTCGCCTCCATCTTAAGAATCCGCTCAACCCAGGGAAGGCTCAAGTGCTTCTCCACGTGCGCTTCCCACATCACTGTGGTCACCATGTTCTATGGGCCAGCCATGATCATGTACATGAGGCCCGGCTCCTGGTATGACCCAGAGAGGGACAAGAAGCTGGCCCTATTCTACAATGTCGTCTCTGCCTTCCTCAACCCCATCATCTATAGCCTCAGGAACAAGGATGTGAAGGGGGCCTTTCTGAAAGTACTTGGAGATAGAAGGACAGCTCATTGA